One Electrophorus electricus isolate fEleEle1 chromosome 10, fEleEle1.pri, whole genome shotgun sequence genomic region harbors:
- the slc6a3 gene encoding sodium-dependent dopamine transporter isoform X2: MPRGAAPATPMSSAVGPAKPPGAMGPKEVELILVKEQNGVQFTTSALVTPAGHTHPSGEQRETWSKKIDFLLSVIGFAVDLANVWRFPYLCYKNGGGAFLVPYLLFMVIAGMPLFYMELALGQYNREGAAGVWKICPVFKGVGFTVILISLYVGFYYNVIIAWALFYLFSSFSAQLPWVNCNNTWNSANCSGLNATLLNDSHKTTPALEYFERRVLHLQDSSGIDDLGLPRWQLTSCLAVVIVVLYFSLWKGVKTSGKVVWITATMPYVVLTVLLLRGVTLPGAIDGIKAYLSVDFLRLCDAQVWIEAATQICFSLGVGFGVLIAFSSYNKFSNNCYRDAIITSSINSLTSFFSGFVIFSFLGYMSQKHNVALDKVATDGPGLVFIIYPEAIATLPGSSIWAVIFFIMLLTLGIDSAMGGMESVITGLIDEFKFLHKHRELFTLLIVVSTFLISLFCVTNGGIYVFTLLDHFAAGTSILFGVLIEAIGIAWFYGVDRFSDDIQEMIGQRPGFYWRLCWKFVSPCFLLFMVVVSFATFNPPKYGSYDFPVWANMVGWCLSLSSMIMVPIYAIYKFCILPGSFCAKLAYAITPETEHHLVERGEVRQFTLHHWLVV; the protein is encoded by the exons ATGCCCAGAGGCGCTGCGCCGGCCACGCCCATGTCCTCGGCCGTCGGCCCTGCCAAGCCCCCCGGTGCCATGGGCCCCAAGGAGGTGGAGCTGATCCTGGTGAAGGAGCAGAATGGGGTGCAGTTCACCACCTCGGCCCTGGTCACCCCCGCCGGCCACACCCACCCGTCCGGGGAGCAGCGGGAAACCTGGAGCAAGAAGATCGACTTTCTCCTGTCCGTGATCGGCTTCGCCGTGGACCTGGCGAACGTCTGGAGGTTTCCTTACCTGTGCTACAAGAACGGTGGAG GTGCCTTCCTCGTCCCCTACCTCCTCTTCATGGTGATCGCAGGAATGCCGTTGTTCTACATGGAATTAGCACTGGGCCAGTACAACCGGGAAGGAGCGGCCGGAGTGTGGAAAATCTGCCCCGTCTTTAAAG GCGTGGGCTTCACCGTCATCCTCATCTCCCTCTACGTGGGCTTCTACTACAACGTGATCATCGCCTGGGCTCTCTTCTACCTGTTCTCTTCCTTCTCGGCCCAACTGCCCTGGGTCAACTGCAACAACACCTGGAACAGTGCCAACTGCTCGGGCCTGAACGCCACTCTGCTCAACGACTCGCACAAGACCACGCCGGCCTTGGAGTACTTCGA GCGCAGGGTCCTGCATCTGCAGGACAGCAGTGGTATCGATGACCTGGGCCTCCCTCGCTGGCAGCTCACGTCCTGCCTGGCCGTGGTCATCGTGGTCCTCTACTTCAGCCTCTGGAAGGGAGTGAAGACCTCGGGGAAG gtggtgtGGATCACGGCCACCATGCCCTATGTCGTTCTGACTGTACTCCTACTGCGAGGTGTCACCCTGCCTGGAGCCATCGATGGTATTAAAGCTTACCTGAGTGTGGACTTCCTCCGACTGTGTGAtgctcag GTTTGGATCGAGGCCGCCACACAGATCTGCTTCTCTTTGGGAGTGGGGTTTGGTGTGCTAATCGCCTTCTCCAGCTATAACAAATTTAGCAACAACTGCTACAG GGACGCCATTATCACCAGCTCAATCAACTCCCTAACGAGCTTCTTCTCAGGTTTTGTCATCTTCTCCTTCTTGGGCTACATGTCTCAGAAACACAATGTGGCCCTTGATAAAGTAGCGAccgatg GCCCTGGCCTGGTGTTTATCATTTACCCAGAGGCCATAGCTACTCTGCCGGGCTCCTCCATTTGGGCCGTCATATTCTTCATTATGCTGCTCACCCTGGGGATTGACAGCGCG atgggTGGCATGGAGTCTGTGATCACAGGACTCATTGATGAATTCAAGTTTCTGCACAAGCACAGAGAGCTGTTCACCCTCCTCATCGTCGTCTCCACCTTCCTCATCTCGCTATTCTGCGTCACCAAT gggGGTATCTACGTCTTTACCTTGCTTGACCACTTTGCGGCCGGGACGTCGATTCTCTTTGGAGTGCTGATCGAAGCCATCGGCATCGCCTGGTTTTACG GAGTAGACCGCTTCAGCGATGACATCCAGGAGATGATTGGCCAGCGTCCGGGCTTTTACTGGCGACTGTGCTGGAAGTTTGTCAGCCCCTGCTTCTTGCTG TTCATGGTGGTCGTCAGCTTTGCGACCTTTAACCCTCCGAAGTACGGCTCCTACGACTTCCCCGTGTGGGCCAACATGGTCGGCTGGTGCCTGTCCCTGTCCTCCATGATTATGGTGCCGATTTATGCCATCTACAAGTTCTGCATCCTTCCTGGCAGCTTCTGTGCC AAACTGGCATACGCCATCACTCCGGAGACAGAGCATCACCTGGTTGAGCGGGGGGAGGTGCGTCAGTTCACG cttcaTCACTGGCTCGTGGTCTGA
- the slc6a3 gene encoding sodium-dependent dopamine transporter isoform X1: protein MELALGQYNREGAAGVWKICPVFKGVGFTVILISLYVGFYYNVIIAWALFYLFSSFSAQLPWVNCNNTWNSANCSGLNATLLNDSHKTTPALEYFERRVLHLQDSSGIDDLGLPRWQLTSCLAVVIVVLYFSLWKGVKTSGKVVWITATMPYVVLTVLLLRGVTLPGAIDGIKAYLSVDFLRLCDAQVWIEAATQICFSLGVGFGVLIAFSSYNKFSNNCYRDAIITSSINSLTSFFSGFVIFSFLGYMSQKHNVALDKVATDEAIATLPGSSIWAVIFFIMLLTLGIDSAMGGMESVITGLIDEFKFLHKHRELFTLLIVVSTFLISLFCVTNGGIYVFTLLDHFAAGTSILFGVLIEAIGIAWFYGVDRFSDDIQEMIGQRPGFYWRLCWKFVSPCFLLFMVVVSFATFNPPKYGSYDFPVWANMVGWCLSLSSMIMVPIYAIYKFCILPGSFCAKLAYAITPETEHHLVERGEVRQFTLHHWLVV, encoded by the exons ATGGAATTAGCACTGGGCCAGTACAACCGGGAAGGAGCGGCCGGAGTGTGGAAAATCTGCCCCGTCTTTAAAG GCGTGGGCTTCACCGTCATCCTCATCTCCCTCTACGTGGGCTTCTACTACAACGTGATCATCGCCTGGGCTCTCTTCTACCTGTTCTCTTCCTTCTCGGCCCAACTGCCCTGGGTCAACTGCAACAACACCTGGAACAGTGCCAACTGCTCGGGCCTGAACGCCACTCTGCTCAACGACTCGCACAAGACCACGCCGGCCTTGGAGTACTTCGA GCGCAGGGTCCTGCATCTGCAGGACAGCAGTGGTATCGATGACCTGGGCCTCCCTCGCTGGCAGCTCACGTCCTGCCTGGCCGTGGTCATCGTGGTCCTCTACTTCAGCCTCTGGAAGGGAGTGAAGACCTCGGGGAAG gtggtgtGGATCACGGCCACCATGCCCTATGTCGTTCTGACTGTACTCCTACTGCGAGGTGTCACCCTGCCTGGAGCCATCGATGGTATTAAAGCTTACCTGAGTGTGGACTTCCTCCGACTGTGTGAtgctcag GTTTGGATCGAGGCCGCCACACAGATCTGCTTCTCTTTGGGAGTGGGGTTTGGTGTGCTAATCGCCTTCTCCAGCTATAACAAATTTAGCAACAACTGCTACAG GGACGCCATTATCACCAGCTCAATCAACTCCCTAACGAGCTTCTTCTCAGGTTTTGTCATCTTCTCCTTCTTGGGCTACATGTCTCAGAAACACAATGTGGCCCTTGATAAAGTAGCGAccgatg AGGCCATAGCTACTCTGCCGGGCTCCTCCATTTGGGCCGTCATATTCTTCATTATGCTGCTCACCCTGGGGATTGACAGCGCG atgggTGGCATGGAGTCTGTGATCACAGGACTCATTGATGAATTCAAGTTTCTGCACAAGCACAGAGAGCTGTTCACCCTCCTCATCGTCGTCTCCACCTTCCTCATCTCGCTATTCTGCGTCACCAAT gggGGTATCTACGTCTTTACCTTGCTTGACCACTTTGCGGCCGGGACGTCGATTCTCTTTGGAGTGCTGATCGAAGCCATCGGCATCGCCTGGTTTTACG GAGTAGACCGCTTCAGCGATGACATCCAGGAGATGATTGGCCAGCGTCCGGGCTTTTACTGGCGACTGTGCTGGAAGTTTGTCAGCCCCTGCTTCTTGCTG TTCATGGTGGTCGTCAGCTTTGCGACCTTTAACCCTCCGAAGTACGGCTCCTACGACTTCCCCGTGTGGGCCAACATGGTCGGCTGGTGCCTGTCCCTGTCCTCCATGATTATGGTGCCGATTTATGCCATCTACAAGTTCTGCATCCTTCCTGGCAGCTTCTGTGCC AAACTGGCATACGCCATCACTCCGGAGACAGAGCATCACCTGGTTGAGCGGGGGGAGGTGCGTCAGTTCACG cttcaTCACTGGCTCGTGGTCTGA